The Erinaceus europaeus chromosome 17, mEriEur2.1, whole genome shotgun sequence nucleotide sequence gatataaagcaggacaatttgttcaataatcaggaacctaaaggtcagaacaaagcagatgagaatagggatcttagcaTCCTTCCCGTCTTTCATGTTTCTTCCATCAGTTCCTTCCTGCCTGACCATGTTGCCATTCCTCGCCCTCTCCATTACCAAATTCTCCCTCTTGTGTTTACATGCTCTTTCTTGTCATTTCTTTACTCATAtattaaagagaagaaaagttTGTTTCTCTATAACAAGAGGGATAAAGGgtaaaagaaatggggaaaatacCAAGAAAATCagttagaaaacaaaaaaaaagtggtggcctTTAAGAAGGTCAATGCTATAGAGTAAATTGGTATGGTTTTTTGGGAGGAATGTCCTCCTTCCCAGCAGGACATGGGAAGATATTTGGAGGTACCAGTCACTGGCAAGTCACAGTGAGGGATGCacactggcaaaataactcacctggatagttctCTGTTTCATTGTGTGTGACCCAATTTGGAGGCTGCTCCCACCTCAttggaggaagatttggtgctggagtgtcttttactctttttttatatatatctgtCAATCTATCTGGCTAGCTAGCTATCATCTGAGTAACTActgtctagctagctagctagcttaaAAGACATCTTGGAGTTGTGAAGTTATGAGGATGACAAAAAACTGGGACTTGGGAGGTAGTAAGGTCCAGGATAAATTCTACTGTAAACAATAGAATTTCTGAGAATCTAGGTATTCTGCTGATACAAAActgtaaatattttttctaagttttttaaaaattatctttatttattttttggatagaggcagccagaaagcaagagggaagggggtgatagagagggagagagacagagagacacttgcagcactgcttcagcacttgcaaagctttccccatgcaagtggggaccaggggcttgaacctgggtgcttgtgcattgtagcatgtgcacccaactaggtgtgccaccatactGTCCCTATTTCTTTTGAGTTTAAAGAAAAACTTTCACCAACCCTCACAAGCCAATGTGGAGAAAAGCTGtgtgggatctttttttttttttttttaaattttttttctgtgtgggATCTTAAGGTCACTGAGGCCAGAAGAGGATTGGATGGAAGTAATGGGGGAGGAGGGCAAGCATGGAAAAACAGGGCAGTAGTGAGCTGAAAGTTCCCTGAGTCCAGGAATACAAGGAAAGACTGGCTAACAAGAGTGGTGCCCAGGCAAGGCAGCAGGGCTCATGCTCACTGGTTCAGTAACTTTTAATGCTGCTTTCCCAGAGTGAACTCCTATGAATGAGATGCCTACCCTCTCCACTGCCAACTTGAGCTACTCTGCATTTCAGCTGACAGGCTTCCCTGGCTTGGAATGGGCTCACCACTGGATCTCACTGCCCATTTTTGCAGGCTACCTCGTGGCCTTGCTGGGCAATTCCACCATCTTGCATCTGGTTCGAACTGACCCTTCCCTCCATCAGCCTATGTACTACTTCCTGGCCATCCTGGCCGTGACAGACGTGGGCCTGTGCATGTGCACCCTGCCCTCGGTGCTGGGCGTGCTGTGGTTTGACGCCCGCAGGGTCGGCCTGGTGTCCTGTGTCCTGCAGCAGCACTTCCTCCACTCCTTCTTCTTCATGGAGTCGGCCGTGCTCTTCGCCATGGCCCTGGACCGGTTGGTGGCCATCCGATTCCCACTGCGCTATGCGGCTATGCTCACAGGCCCCCGGGTGGCTCTGGCGGGCGCCGTGCTGGGCATGCGGAGCGCCATCATCACCGCGGCACCCTCGCTGCACCTACTGAAGTTTGACTACTGTCGCCCTGGGGCGCTCTCCCATGCTTACTGCCTGCACCAGGACATGATCCGCCTGGCCTGCTCTGACACCCGCTTTAACAGGCTCTACGGGCTCTGCATCATCATGCTGGCCATGGGCTCCGACGTCCTCTTCATCGTGCTGTCCTACACTGTCATCCTGCGCACCGTGCTGGCCATCGCCTCCTCAGGCGAGCGCTTCAAGGCCCTCAACACTTGCGTCTCCCACCTCCTGGCTGTGCTCTGCTTCTATGTGCCAGTGCTTGGACTCTCCATTGTGCACAGGTTTGGACATCACCTCTCACCCCTGGTGCACATCCTTATGGGGACCATCTCTGTGCTCTTCCCACCCCTGATGAACCCCATTATCTATAGCGTCAAGACCAAGCAGATCAGAAAGGCCATTCTCAAGGTGGTCTCACTGGGAAAGTTACAATAAGCAGCTGCGGGTGAAGTGGGATAATTCAAAATGAGGGGATGACTGAAAAGTGCCTTTCTCTAGCCCTCGTACAGCAAGGCACTTCCTGTTTACTTGTTTTAAGACTGATCAATCAAGTGGACATCATGAATGGACCCCACtgttaaaaatcaaataaagctGATGCTTATTACTACTCATGTATATACTGAGTGGCACAAATTCACTATTTTCTTACCCAAAATACTAATTTTTAACGTAAATATTTGCCAAGTTTAAAGTAATGCTTGTggaccaggaggtagcacagtggataaagcattcatCTCAGTCATTATATTTgctagactgatgctctggttctctctctctctctctctctgtctctctctctctctcccttcctccctcatacAAATAAGTAaagcattaaaagaaaaataaagtgattttttgcgtCTTCTCCTCTACTGATGTGTCAGAATCCTAATTCTGTATTAATATAATCAGTGATCAATTACTCTGATGATGTGGCAAAGTGAATCATCACTTCAGATGACTTGGATTAATTAGTGAATTTAGCAACATCCCTCACATTATAATCTGTCTGTTATACTCATCCATCAAGGTTAAGTTCACTAGAGATCCAAGAGGAAAATTTCAATATTACCCTTAACCCTTTGTCTGGGACAAAAATGAGGCCGAAGTGTCTGATGGAATTATCATTGTTTTTC carries:
- the LOC103122877 gene encoding olfactory receptor 51L1-like, whose protein sequence is MNEMPTLSTANLSYSAFQLTGFPGLEWAHHWISLPIFAGYLVALLGNSTILHLVRTDPSLHQPMYYFLAILAVTDVGLCMCTLPSVLGVLWFDARRVGLVSCVLQQHFLHSFFFMESAVLFAMALDRLVAIRFPLRYAAMLTGPRVALAGAVLGMRSAIITAAPSLHLLKFDYCRPGALSHAYCLHQDMIRLACSDTRFNRLYGLCIIMLAMGSDVLFIVLSYTVILRTVLAIASSGERFKALNTCVSHLLAVLCFYVPVLGLSIVHRFGHHLSPLVHILMGTISVLFPPLMNPIIYSVKTKQIRKAILKVVSLGKLQ